One segment of Panicum virgatum strain AP13 chromosome 1K, P.virgatum_v5, whole genome shotgun sequence DNA contains the following:
- the LOC120702129 gene encoding uncharacterized protein LOC120702129, whose protein sequence is MARRLEAGLPTTHIHIRDPPYIRLCLNLTTPHLAALEPTSTSTSPMGMTSLATPATPTRAALAKEEPGEARWSSGRYALAQAEARRKEAQHPRVRVAEEGARRGVQLGLAELVQELATRTDPKQRPGVKKKGKHN, encoded by the exons ATGGCCCGACGGCTCGAGGCCGGCCTCCCCACAACCCACATTCACATACGCGACCCTCCCTATATTCGCCTCTGCCTGAACCTCACGACGCCTCACCTGGCCGCGCTAGAGCCCACTTCCACCTCTACAAGTCCGATGGGGATGACATCCCTAGCGACCCCGGCGACCCCAACTCGAGCTGCTCTCGCCAAGGAGGAGCCCGGCGAGGCGCGGTGGTCCAGCGGCAGATACGCGCTTGCCCAAGCGGAGGCGCGGCGGAAAGAGGCACAACACCCGCGGGTTCGGGTGGCCGAAGAAGGGGCACGCCGCGGCGTGCAGCTTGGTCTCGCCGAACTGGTCCAG GAACTAGCAACAAGAACTGATCCCAAGCAAAGACCAGGAGTGAAAAAAAAG GGGAAACACAATTGA
- the LOC120653751 gene encoding uncharacterized protein LOC120653751, giving the protein MEGVETRFNREPRNIGFCNEENYGVDVFGHGVHFTSAPELVYDENGFDRMVWYVLQNCSQVEQYVEMFRDELNREGVPNIERIIGQGFQNWFRNHIFRLRNTDQEIDEDLFSLACGPDFIVKKYSSCVVNGVRFNTVDRDKNKKTQNSGVMVQGEHNGQVIDFFGILKEIIQLLYIGDERY; this is encoded by the exons ATGGAAGGTGTTGAAACAAGATTTAATCGGGAACCAAGAAATATAGGTTTTTGTAATGAGGAGAACTATGGTGTGGATGTTTTTGGCCATGGAGTTCATTTTACTTCTGCACCTGAACTTGTATACGATGAGAATGGCTTTGATCGAATGGTGTGGTATGTGCTTCAAAACTGTAGTCAAGTTGAGCAATATGTGGA AATGTTCAGAGATGAACTAAATAGAGAAGGAGTGCCTAACATTGAAAGAATTATTGGACAAGGATTTCAGAATTGGTTCAGGAACCAT ATCTTTAGGTTGCGGAATACTGATCAAGAGATAGATGAAGATCTCTTTTCCTTGGCTTGTGGTCCTGATTTTATAGTCAAGAAATACTCTTCATGCGTTGTGAATGGTGTGCGGTTTAACACTGTTGATCgtgacaagaacaagaaaacacAGAATAGTGGAGTTATGGTACAAGGTGAACATAATGGTCAGGTCATTGATTTCTTTGGAATCTTGAAAGAGATAATTCAGTTACTCTATATTGGCGATGAGAG ATACTAA
- the LOC120654427 gene encoding uncharacterized protein LOC120654427, which yields MDGVKQFMSFVKGKFSDNVEILCPCSRCLNQKYLAQALVKKHILMNGMDNSYTRWIHHGEYLNVEVIEHVPTGIVHCSHNWSTDGIGVTEEDSNDIDPLEAFLGDLHTAAAQEDREVGENEDGDTESCEQDTFFRIAMKEAKCMLYPGCTKFSRFSFVVKLLHMKSLYRISNSAFTAILKLLAEAFPEYNTLPKSYNEAKSILKELGLGYESIHVCQNNCVLFRKEFAKFDNCPVCSLSRWKDPERKKIPVKVLRHFPLVPRLKRMFATKEASEQAQWHKLKRQPSEKEMSHPADGEAWQDFDREYPDFADDARNLRLGLATDGFNPFSEKNTKYSMWPVFVVPYNLPPWACMQESNFMMTLLIPGPTCPGKDFDLFLEPLIDDLLELWNGVRTYDAITRKTFKLRAAVLWCIHDYPALSTLSGRTTKGYFACIHCDKHPLSYGLRSKIGYVGHFRFLPKGHHLRRNNEYAGLHESSEAPGKFSIDELLAELEKVKDIRPGQQQECGKRKRSGLDRVRGPNIWQRMVSLWKLPYWKKLKLRHNLDVMHIEKNICENLIGTILNIIGKTKDTVKARLDLKDLGIKEELQLKRMEIHVRCLMLDIPCPKKKRRHFVIF from the coding sequence ATGGATGGTGTCAAACAATTTATGAGCTTTGTTAAAGGGAAATTCAGTGACAATGTTGAAATTCTATGCCCCTGCAGTAGATGTCTTAATCAGAAGTACCTAGCTCAGGCTCTTGTGAAGAAACACATACTAATGAATGGCATGGACAATAGCTATACTCGATGGATTCATCACGGAGAGTATTTAAATGTGGAAGTTATTGAGCATGTTCCTACTGGTATTGTGCATTGTAGTCATAATTGGTCCACAGATGGAATAGGTGTGACAGAGGAGGACAGCAATGATATTGATCCTTTGGAAGCATTTTTAGGAGACCTACATACTGCTGCAGCACAGGAAGATAGAGAGGTTGGAGAAAATGAGGACGGTGATACAGAATCTTGTGAGCAAGACACATTTTTTAGAATTGCCATGAAAGAGGCAAAGTGTATGCTCTATCCCGGTTGTACCAAATTTTCGAGGTTCTCGTTTGTGGTAAAGCTGCTTCATATGAAGTCACTATACAGGATAAGCAATTCTGCTTTTACTGCAATATTGAAGCTATTGGCTGAAGCATTCCCAGAATACAATACCCTTCCAAAATCATATAATGAAGCAAAGAGCATTTTAAAGGAATTAGGTCTTGGGTATGAATCCATACATGTGTGCCAGAACAATTGTGTGCTGTTCAGGAAAGAATTTGCCAAGTTTGACAATTGCCCCGTTTGTAGTCTCTCTAGGTGGAAAGACCCAGAAAGGAAGAAGATTCCAGTGAAAGTGTTGCGTCATTTTCCATTGGTACCGAGGCTGAAAAGGATGTTTGCAACCAAAGAAGCATCAGAACAAGCTCAATGGCACAAGTTGAAGCGGCAACCCAGTGAGAAGGAAATGAGCCACCCAGCTGATGGTGAGGCATGGCAGGATTTTGACCGAGAATATCCAGATTTTGCagatgatgcaagaaacctTAGACTTGGACTTGCTACTGATGGTTTCAATCCCTTTTCAGAGAAGAACACAAAATACAGCATGTGGCCTGTATTTGTTGTGCCATATAACCTTCCTCCTTGGGCATGCATGCAGGAGTCAAATTTCATGATGACTCTGCTTATTCCAGGTCCTACATGCCCCGGGAAGGATTTTGATTTATTTCTTGAGCCTCTTATAGATGATTTACTTGAGCTTTGGAATGGAGTCCGTACATATGATGCTATTACTCGGAAAACATTTAAACTTCGTGCTGCAGTTTTGTGGTGCATCCATGATTATCCAGCTTTGAGCACTCTTTCTGGCCGTACCACAAAAGGATATTTTGCATGTATTCATTGTGACAAGCACCCTCTGTCATATGGCCTTAGGAGCAAAATTGGGTATGTTGGGCACTTTCGTTTCCTTCCAAAGGGACATCATTTGCGGAGAAACAATGAGTATGCTGGACTTCATGAAAGCAGTGAGGCACCAGGTAAATTCTCTATAGATGAGTTGCTTGCTGAATTGGAGAAAGTTAAAGATATTAGGCCTGGGCAGCAACAGGAATGTGGGAAAAGGAAGCGTTCAGGCTTGGACAGGGTACGTGGGCCAAACATTTGGCAGCGGATGGTTAGTTTATGGAAGTTACCATATTGGAAAAAATTGAAGCTGAGACATAATCTTGATGTCATGCATATTGAGAAAAACATATGTGAGAATTTGATTGGGACAATTCTGAACATAATAGGGAAGACAAAGGACACTGTTAAAGCTAGGCTCGATCTAAAAGATTTGGGAATTAAAGAGGAGCTGCAATTAAAGAGGATGGAGATTCATGTGAGATGCCTAATGCTCGATATACCTTgtccaaagaaaaaaagaaggcaTTTTGTGATTTTTTAA
- the LOC120654420 gene encoding uncharacterized protein LOC120654420, producing the protein MTGLVSKLTAPTSPMEAMRFHVIMEAPTGRMKHDDNTIAGDGVDCITHPDGHDQMTTEEEPWDRGVNMGHGLQRLTRAHGAKLPVVITEGNIRPVEPKIAAMYATECNIAVRNHIPVFKHWKEYKKHPALFELFLGRLRAKFDIDTSNEVVRKGCLEMMQSAVRQQRYKLKKDFFDSVPLHLVRKTSPAKVMSNEQWIDLVDSWMTPQKMEASRKNKENRDDVKFHQTTGSCSYPVYVEKKLDKELDAVDLFKMCHYSNKKKGYTPTVQSAITQMENQLAAPTEDGQPKSATQVVSAVLHQNTKTNHFLRNVGNQVAKRRTTLQNVQAELEVEKITNSELQSIVKNQREEMDGLKNQVQGTEQARIKYQEENRKKQAELEKKIELLLSQNGQS; encoded by the exons ATGACGGGCCTAGTCAGCAAGCTGACAGCACCAACATCACCAATGGAGGCGATGCGATTCCACGTCATAATGGAAGCCCCAACCGGGAGAATGAAG CATGATGACAACACCATTGCCGGTGATGGAGTTGATTGCATTACCCATCCAGATGGACACGACCAGATGACCACCGAAG AAGAGCCATGGGACCGAGGAGTAAATATGGGACATGGTCTCCAGAGGTTGACCCGAGCTCATGGTGCCAAACTGCCAGTTGTCATAACTGAAGGGAATATAAGGCCCGTGGAACCTAAGATTGCTGCAATGTATGCCACTGAATGCAACATTGCAGTCAGGAATCATATTCCTGTGTTCAAGCACTGGAAGGAATACAAGAAGCACCCTGCGCTGTTTGAGCTGTTTTTGGGAAGACTACGT GCAAAGTTTGACATCGACACAAGTAATGAAGTAGTCAGAAAGGGTTGCTTGGAGATGATGCAATCTGCAGTTCGCCAACAGCGATACAAGCTGAAAAAAGATTTCTTTGATTCTGTTCCTCTACATCTGGTTAGGAAAACTTCTCCTGCAAAAGTGATGAGTAATGAACAGTGGATTGACCTTGTGGACTCATGGATGACCCCCCAAAAAATG GAGGCAAGTCGAAAGAACAAAGAGAATCGAGATGATGTAAAATTCCACCAAACAACTGGCTCCTGTAGCTACCCAGTTTatgtagaaaaaaaattg GATAAAGAACTTGATGCTGTTGATTTGTTTAAGATGTGCCACTACAGCAACAAAAAGAAAGGATACACGCCCACTGTACAATCTGCTATT ACTCAAATGGAAAATCAGTTGGCTGCACCAACAGAAGATGGACAACCCAAGTCTGCAACCCAAGTTGTCAGTGCTGTGCTTCAtcaaaacacaaaaaccaatcaCTTCCTTCGGAATGTGGGCAACCAGGTTGCAAAGCGAAGGACTACACTACAAAATGTTCAAGCAGAATTGGAGGTGGAGAAAATAACCAATTCTGAGCTTCAGTCGATCGTCAAGAACCAGCGTGAAGAAATGGATGGTTTGAAAAATCAAGTCCAGGGAACAGAACAAGCAAGGATCAAATACCAAGAGGAGAACCGGAAGAAGCAAGCTGAGTTGGAGAAGAAAATTGAGCTGCTGCTAAGCCAAAATGGACAAAGCTGA